A stretch of the Oxyura jamaicensis isolate SHBP4307 breed ruddy duck chromosome 4, BPBGC_Ojam_1.0, whole genome shotgun sequence genome encodes the following:
- the CENPU gene encoding centromere protein U, which produces MSSKKKMKKNHPRDEFKDDKSSSRPRWKLLPPEEPDVSRILKVAEANQLEELDDSFDHPLHSTAVDAYGEEHSESESLSHVSAPQRKKAESSEQMHFKMSEGDVRKSNSADSTDEPLKENLKAPNTAQAQLEKKQQPSEKSTPGSSVNSPCSVEVWCTKGLKRSSRDITELDVILAEFEKITANYRQSIEPEICRKAVNGFCSAFKDQITDLITEVQELKNVKKKNAKVVADIKKKRQRLMQVREELIGAESQLVKLQREYAEVQERKSSLTQAVQFLTDLKELQQDYLDYREENPREKVVYGTSSLPALLMESRRILGAERHFQNINRKLEDALDVQRRKVSEKD; this is translated from the exons ATGTCCTctaagaaaaagatgaagaaaaatcatcCCAGAGATGAATTCAAG GATGACAAAAGCAGCTCCCGTCCTCGTTGGAAATTACTTCCACCCGAGGAACCAGATGTCTCAAGGATATTGAAGGTGGCTGAAGCAAATCAGCTTGAGGAGCTTGACGATTCATTTG ATCACCCTTTGCACAGTACTGCTGTGGATGCTTATGGAGAGGAACATTCAGAAAGCGAATCACTTAGTCACGTTTCAGCTccacaaaggaaaaaggcagaaag tagtgaacAAATGCACTTTAAAATGTCTGAAGGTGATGTTCGCAAGTCCAACTCAGCTGATTCTACAGATGAGCCCCTTAAGGAGAATCTG AAGGCTCCAAATACTGCTCAAGCCCAGttggaaaagaagcagcaacCTTCAGAGAAGAGCACACCAGGCTCTTCTG TTAATAGCCCGTGTTCTGTAGAGGTTTGGTGTACCAAAGGTCTGAAAAGGTCTTCCAGAGATATTACAGAACTGGATGTTATTCTGGCTGAATTTGAAAAGATAACAGCAAATTACAG ACAAAGCATAGAACCAGAAATTTGCAGAAAAGCTGTCAATGgcttctgttctgctttcaaGGACCAAATCACTGATCTT ATAACGGAAGTCCAGGAATTAAAGAAcgtgaagaaaaagaatgctAAG GTAGTGGCagacatcaaaaagaaaaggcagcGACTGATGCAAGTCAGAGAAGAGCTAATTGG AGCTGAATCACAACTGGTAAAACTACAAAGAGAATATGCTGAGGTACAGGAGAGGAAATCTTCCTTGACACAAGCAGTTCAATTCCTCACTGATTTGAAGGAGCTACAGCAGGACTACTTGgattacagagaagaaaacccaAGAGAAAAAGTGGTA TATGGAACTTCCAGCCTACCTGCTCTGCTGATGGAATCACGGAGAATTCTAGGAGCAGAAAGACACTTTCAGAATATTAATAGGAAACTGGAGGATGCTCTGGACGTACAAAGACGAAAGGTATCAGAGAAAGATTAA